A section of the Malus sylvestris chromosome 17, drMalSylv7.2, whole genome shotgun sequence genome encodes:
- the LOC126611959 gene encoding uncharacterized protein LOC126611959 yields the protein MGVELECGVCKGEEENAAHVLLTCPFARAVWFSSPFGIRLSRSVTLSLKDWLLMVLENKEMDFDLACVIIWGIWQERNSQVLKRHLWLCGRRFRLGYQCFKFCEYRGWGVEVVLRDWGEGFLESKGQQLPWVTSVPLVESFAVRYRLQVAQMQRCQQIIVESDSMKVISVLNGTVADSLALGMIAEDVL from the exons ATGGGAGTGGAGTTGGAGTGTGGGGTGTGCAAAGGGGAGGAGGAAAATGCGGCTCATGTGTTACTTACATGCCCGTTTGCTAGAGCGGTGTGGTTTAGCTCTCCCTTTGGTATACGGTTGTCCAGGAGTGTTACACTGTCTTTGAAGGATTGGTTGCTTATGGTGCTGGAAAATAAGGAGATGGATTTTGACTTGGCTTGTGTGATCATTTGGGGCATATGGCAAGAAAGGAACTCACAGGTGCTCAAGCGTCACCTATGGTTATGTGGCAGAAGGTTTCGTCTTGGCTATCAGTGTTTCAA GTTCTGCGAATATAGGGGGTGGGGGGTTGAAGTGGTGTTGCGGGACTGGGGAGAGGGTTTTTTAGAGTCTAAGGGGCAGCAACTCCCATGGGTCACTTCGGTTCCGCTCGTGGAGTCGTTTGCCGTGCGGTACAGGTTACAGGTTGCGCAGATGCAAAGGTGTCAACAAATCATAGTCGAAAGCGATTCTATGAAGGTTATTTCAGTCCTTAATGGCACTGTGGCAGACTCATTGGCTCTTGGTATGATCGCGGAGGATGTGTTATAG